A segment of the Caretta caretta isolate rCarCar2 chromosome 13, rCarCar1.hap1, whole genome shotgun sequence genome:
ctcccGGTGGTGGATGGGATTCCCAGGATGGTTGCAATGATACAAATATAGGAAGCCAGGGTTAAGAGAAAAGGGCAAACTGCATCTAAGaaggaaaatatataaataagtgGGGTGATCTGGCTGGCGTCGCTGCAGGAGAGTTGAATCAGTGAGgtgaaatcacaaaagaaatggtCAATTTCATTAGGGCCACAGAAAATTAACTGTGATGTAACACATGTGAATATTGTACAAATTAGAAACCCACTAATCCAAGACCCAGCTGCTAGCTGGAGGCACAGCTGGACATTCATAAGGGTTCCATAGTGCAGAGGTTTGCATATGGctaaataccgatcataagacatGGCTGCCAGGAGAGAGCACTCTGTTGTTGCTAGAGAACCAAAGAAATGAAACTGCGTGATGCAGCCGGGAACAGaaatggttctgtccccagtcaggagactggccagcaccCTGGGCAGGACGGTGGAGGAGTAGcaggtctccaagcaggacaagttccccagaaagaagtacatgggggtgtgaaggtgctgatcagcCACAACTAGTGCAACGATGAGGATGTTCCCAGCCATGGTCGCAATGTAGATCACCAGGAAAATGAGGACGAGAAGGGTCTGCAGTTCAGGGAGATCCCCGAACCCCAGGAGGATGAATTCCATGATGGCTGTTTCatttttcccttctcctttctccATGAGCTGCATGCTGTGATAGTGAAAGTGTAATGAGCATCGAAAGATTTGGCTGTACCATGAAATTGCATTGATTTCCATCACTTGATCCCCTAAGAGTTCCCACTGCAAACAGAGAGCTGGGTTTATATTCTCTCAGATCAGAGAAACTGCTTCACTTCCACCTCAGGGCACTGCCGCCCAGTTAATTTGCCACTCTTCTGTCCCACACCCCAACATTTCTCATTCACAGATTCTTAGATTTaagaccaaaagggaccattggATCATCCAGGCTGAGCCCCTATGTAAGAAaaggcacagaatttccccactTACTCTGCACTGATCTCAATAAGTTGTTTTTGGCTGAGACAgaccttccagaaaggcagccagtcttgATCTGGAGATATGAGGAGCTGaaaatccacctcttcccttgccAGTTTTTTCCCATGGATAATCATGCTCACcaggaaaaataaacaaagtgtgcaccttatttcccatTGAAATGTGCCTTGCTTTagcttccagcccttggctctgcCTGTGCCTGTCCCTGGTCAATGAAAGAACCCTTTGGTAACCAgggttttctccccatgaaggtgcTGAGatgctgtaatcaagtcacttctccttCATACACCGAACAGACccagctctttaagtctctcactggaaGGTATTTCCTCTAGCCCACACATCATTTGCGTGGCTTTTTTTCTGAACCCTCCCCAATCTCTCCACATCTGTTTTACAccgtggccccagccctgcacacgGTATTCCAGCATCGGCGTCACCAGTCTGGAGAGGTGaaaccccctccctgctcctattctctgctcccctgtttatacagccaAGGACAGCGTCAGCCCACGGCccacagcaccacactgggaGCTGATGCTGGGTTTCTCGCCCTCTGTAGCCCCTACCCATGCTGTGATGGGGGCCATGGTCACACCCACGAGCTGCCCCggggaagggcaggagggaggtggcaCCATGGCCATGCCTGCGAAGAGGGAGTGATGCTGACCCACAGCACAGACGGGAAAGTGACTCTGGCTCTGGCCGTGACCAGGGCACAAATCAAACCACCCTCGGGGCAGACGCACACACAGACTCCTCTCCTTCATAGCACAGTATGACTGGTCCAGAGATACTGACACTGCTGATAACGAATTACCAGCTATGACTGTTAATTACTGGCTGTCAGTCACTGATTGTGTTGTGGCAATGGCAGGGGATCAGGTCCTTACTGCGCTGGGTGCTGTGTAAACACCCAACAATTAGAAACAATTCCCAGTTGCTAGACGGGTCGGAGCGCGCTGGGAGGAACTGCAGGCacgggcggcaggtttgtataatttttggtggtgcccagaacccgcctcTGCCCAAACTCCTCCCTCCACcagcccaaggctctgggagggagtttgggtgggggaggaggtctggggtgcaggccgtaggctggggcaggggattggggtgtagggtgcaggctctgggagggagtttggggatgggaggggtgcggaggaagggggtgcaggttctgggagggagtttggggatgggagggggtgcgcaGGGTGGGGGTGCCGGGGTGAGGGTTGTGGGGTgaggctgcagatgaggggtttggggtgtggcagggactCGGGTGAGAGTAggaatgtggggggtgagggctctgtctagggttggggggtttggggtgttagagaggctcagggctggggcagagggttggagtgcagggggatgagggctctggctgggattgGGGATAAGgtgttggggtgttggaggggctcagggctggggcagagggttagggtgccaggaggggggtgagagctctggcaggggctggagatgaggggtttgtggtgttggagggggctcagggctcaggaggagggttagggtgcagggggatgagggctctggctgggactggggataaggtgtttggggtgttggaggggctcagggttagGGTAGAGGGTTGAGGGTGCGGTGGGGAgtggtgaaagctctggctgggggtgtgggctctagggtggggcagggctgaggatgagtttggggtgcaggcaggctgctccgggacaggggccagagaggaggactcccccaagGCCTTTCCCTgccggcagcagcgagctctgggagAGAAGCCCCCCTTTCCCGAcctccccagcagcacactcaccctcctcactgtcactgcatgtgctcctagggcccctctcagggcCAGGAATCTCCCTGGCCTCCCccgtggtgggtgccgggggtgCTCCGGGCGCCTCCTCCCCTGTTGCTGCCtctgactgtagcctcactgggggtaagggatggggctgcctccttgcccagcatggggcaggagcggtgactgcgggtGGGGGAGCCCCCGGTGGTGGGGAGGGTcccgccggaaaagggaagggtctgaggtggaaaGGCAGGCTCAGagtcagtctgccctggcagtCGAGAAGTGGGGCACATGGAGCTGCACAGAACGCTCTGCTCCGGGGCCCGGGACGTACgctggggggctgggtgcagcaagcggggggccgggggacactcgggggaggcacgggggggtggcaggtgggccGGGGGGACacccggccccaaatattggtggagctgggcccctgggctctgaatattgctggtgccAAGGCACCATGTGGAGATATAACTCGCCGCCCCGGGCGCTGCCATAGGGACCCCCTAACTCAGCCCTGCCAGCCGCTCTCTCACTGCAGTGGTGCCGGGGCCTGGGGTGGGAGATACGGGGGGAGAATGGAAAGTCTGCCTGTGCCCGGTACTCATCCGCCCCCGTTACTGCCGTGTCCGAGCTCCTCGCAATCTGTAACCTGTTGATCTTCAAACCACTCTTGTGACTTAACATTGGGACCttgggtgcttctgaaaatcccactcggtgcctaaatacctttcaaaacaTGATCCAAAATGACTCAAAGTCGCCCAGCAAGGCTGCGGCTGAGCAGAGAAGGGACCCCAGGTCTCCCGTCACAGGCTGGGGCCCTAACAGCTGCGGGCCCCACGCGCTGGAGGAAATGAAGGGAGAGCAGTCAGTGCTCGGGCAAAGGTTGTGACACAGACACAGGGAGCGCTGCTTCCTGACCTGTAAGGATTCCAGTCTCCGTTCTGTGCAGTTCTAAcgtacacccctttcctggggaagctcaGCACCCCCCACAAAATGCTGataccctctctgctcccacgGAAAGCCACGGAGGAGTCGCTCACGAAGCATCTCAGTACTGGGCCAGGAAGGTGCATTGGAATCTGCCCCCCAGGAAAGGCTGGAGAGGCAGCTGAGAACCTGATGTGCAGGGTCCCTGAGCAAACAACCAGCCGTCGGGGAGACAGAGGGGGACAGCCAGCCAGAGGGATACGAGAGCTGGGTCTCCTTTCTGATCCACCCGAGTCTCTAGCACCAAACCACAAAGCAACTGATTCTGAAGTCCTTCCTCCGGCAGAGCTCCCAGCGTGTGAGGACACTGCACGAGGGGGTGTCTCAGACCAAGGGCTGCATAGGCATAAGGACCTGAAGATCTGCCCCGAGGCTAGTGACACTCACCTTCTATGCTCAGCATGCAGCAGCGTGCTCTCCGTGGCCAGGGACTGGGGCTGGTGTCGGTCAGCCTTTGTAGCTCAGTTCCTAGGCAGACCCCTGCCTGTGGCTGCTCGGACAGGCACCTCTCGCTGCCCAGGGTGATTGTTGGCATCACACAGACCGTTAGTGCCTCCTGCTCTGGGTTCTTGCCGGGTTTATCAGCGAAAGCAGCTGCCCCCTGGGCCTTGCCACTGCTGTTGGGATTTCCCTTGGGACTGCTGCCGGAGGTGCTCTGGGTTCCCTGCAGAGGGGAATTGATGCTTTGTTCCATGTTTAAACAGTGTAACttcgtaagaacggccatacggggtcagaccaaaggtccatctagctcagtgtcctgtcaTCCAACAGTGGCTTCAATCCCTTTAATGATCAGATTGAACTCCTACATACCACTTTCCAGACATGGGTCTCAACGTATGTTGCAAAGAGTGGCAAGTGCCCCCATCCGCATTTCAgaggtgtcacggagtgtgggggagtccaggccctgcacccctcttcctgggattcactgagactctcagccagccagtgaaatggaaggtttattggaccacaggaacacagtctcaaacagagcttgtgggtacagccaggacccctcagtcaagtccttctgggggagcagggagcttagaccccagccctggggttccctgcgtccctccacccagcaccaaactgaaactaaccccccccagcaggctctctcctgcagcctctgtccacattcctgggcagaggtgttacctccccctccccctcctggctcaggtgacaggctctcaggtgtcccatccccagggcacattcccaggtcaacactcccccctccctgctgcgtcacatcgtcacatctctccccccttcgagattgaactgagcggggtcactgtgaccagtgacctggggaagttcggggctcCCTCTCTGGGACAGCGCATCcactatcaggttggcacttcccttcacgtggcccacgtccatgtcgtaatcctccaggagcaggctccatctcaggagcttggcgttggctcctttcatctggtgcagccaggtcaggggagagtggttagtgtagacggtgaagtgtcgcccgaagagatagggctctaatttcttgagggcccacaccatggccaggcactccttctcgatggctgGGTAGTGTTGCTCCcagggtagcaacttcttgctcaggtacacgatggggtgtctctacCCCTTTTAATCTTCCTGcgttaacaccgcccccagtcccgtgtctgaggcgtcggtgaacaccacaaagggcttgtcaaagtctgggtttgccagaactgagCCACTGACCAGAGTCTCCTTCAGTGCccagaaagcctcctggcactgctcggtccagaccaccttgtctggattccccttcttgcatagctcagtgatgggggtagctatggcgctaaagtggggctcAAATcgtcggtagtatcctgccatcccaataaaggcttggccctggtttttggtgtggggagcgggccagtctctgatcacctccaccttggctggttccggctttaggcggccgctccccacccgatggcccaggtaagacacttcagccacccccaccttgcacttctccgcttttacagtcagtccagccccctggagtcagtccagcacttgtctaacctgggataCGTGGTcttcccaggtctggctaaagacacagatgtcatcaatatacgtcacggcaaaactctccacccccctcagtagctggtccactaggcgctggaaggtggccggcgctcccttgaggccgaaaggcagggtcaggaactcatagagccccagaggggtgataaaggccgatttcagccgggcatctgcatccagcggcacttgccagtagccctttgtaaggtccatggtggtaaggtaccgagctcctcccagcttgtctaggagctcgtcaggcctgggcatggggtaggcatcagatacagtgatgacaTTGaacttccgatagtccacacagaaccagaccgacccatcctttttggggaccagcaccactggcgaggcccaagggctggcagatggctggatcacccccaaagccagcatgtcccggacctctctttccgggtcctgagcagttttccctgtgactcggaagggggagcatcttattgGCGGGTGCAACCCTGTCTGCACCAGGTGggcagtcagattagtgcgtccaggctggttggaaaacagctgtcggtacggatgcagcacccccctgacctcagcttgctgggcaggggttagctgatctgagacgggaattgtttccaggggggaaccagctctggtcccagggaatagatctactaaagggtcatctccctgctcctcccactgtccacacacggccaacaccacattccccctggcataatatggcttcatcttattcacatggtacacccggcggtggtgcgcccggttcgacagctccaccacatagtttacctcattgagctgcttgacaaccttgaaagggccctcccaggtggcctgtagtttgttctttctcacggggatgagaaccatcacctgatccccggtggcatAGGTACaggcccgcgccgtgcggtcataccagaccttctgcttcttctgggctctggccagattctccctggccaggcccatgagttcagccagtctctctcggaagatcaggacgtactccaccactgactctccatcgggagtggccttcccctcccactcatctctcatcaggtccagggggcccctcaccctccttccatataacagtttgaaaggcaaaaatccggtagactcctggggcacctccctgtacgagaacagcaggtgaggtaaggacttgtcccaatcctgcaggtgctggttcataaaggttttcagcatcatctttagcgtcccattgaacctctccaccagcccattggactgggggtgataagttgaggcccagttgtgccggaccccacatttctcccacaagcaccggagcagggctgacatgaagttggacccttggtctgtcaagacttccttggggaaccccacctggctgaaaatggtcaggagcgcatctgccaccgtgtctgcttcaatggaagctaagggcacggcctcggggtagcgggtggcaaaatctaccaccaccagaatgtatttcttccccgaccgggtcgtcttgctgagaggccccacgatgtccatggccaccttctggaaatgctcctctatgatgggcaaagggctcaaagccactttccccttgtcccgggccttccccaccctctgacagcggtcacaggatcggcaatactgccggacggtggtaaagaccccgggccagtaaacgttctgtagcaacctctgccgggtgcgccggattccctggtgccctgagagggggatgtcatgggccaggtacagtagtTTGCTGcaatacttctgggggaccaccagctacctcctgatcccacaggactctacttccttgtgggagcccattctcggtacaggaaccccttctcccacaggaacctctcctggcaacctctcctcatggtccgtcccacactgaggtcggccaggtccctgagcttccgcaaggagggatctttcctcaactcggcctggaactcagcggctggggaagggatggggaccggttccctctcattggccgggtctgaggccacagcctctctgaggcgtgcccctcggcgctccctccccaccagggtagggtcctgcatCTCcagtgtggtaccctccccaaggtcagggcgcagtgcccctcgccggctctggctacgggtcacaaccagggcggtctggggcttgcttggccagtcctctaggtctccccccatcaaaacctcagtgggcaaatggtggtgtactcccacatccttggggccctccttggttgcccatttcaggtgtacccttgccacgggcaccttaaatggggtcccgcccacccctgtcagggtcaggtaggtgttgggcaccacccgatctggggccaccacctcgggccgggccagcgtcatctccgcgcccgtatcccagtatccattgaccttcctcccatccacctccaggggaacaaggcactctctccggagggacagccctgcgcccaccctgtaaaccgagcaccctgagtccagagcatccagccctctggcggagctggcctggggtactcttccctcctgagcaggtggtaaactggcagccccccttgcctgagtcgtctgctcctcgtccagctgggtccctactcagttaaccctgggtaggttgggtctgctcagtctgtcccttagcctggggcactgggtccgtacgtggcctctctggccacagtgatagcagctcaggtcacgttggtcccctcgagcgggtcggaggggcccaatgccaggcgttccccttgggagggggttctccctatttccccgctgggagaaATGGTGACTctcatggtgactctctctctgcatcgggggggggggatgttcttttgggactcctccctgctatCCCCTGACCAACTGTTCACAAACTcatcggccagctgccctgcgtgctgggggttctctagctttttgtccaccaaccatagcctcaggtcggaagggcactgttcatacagttgctccagtacaattaggtcaagcaggtcctctttagcttgggccccagctgttcacttgcgggcatatccctgcatccggttgaccagttgtaggtatgtgacctcaggcgttttacgctgactccggaaccttctccggtacatctcgggggtcagcccaaactcacggagcagggcctgtttgaacagttcatagtccactgcctccacccctgtcattcggctgtacacctccatggctttggggtccagtaagggggtgagaaactggagcctgtctgcagggtcaaccctgtgcatctcgcaggcattctcaaaggccgtcaggaagctatcta
Coding sequences within it:
- the LOC142068874 gene encoding olfactory receptor 11A1-like, with the protein product MQLMEKGEGKNETAIMEFILLGFGDLPELQTLLVLIFLVIYIATMAGNILIVALVVADQHLHTPMYFFLGNLSCLETCYSSTVLPRVLASLLTGDRTISVPGCITQFHFFGSLATTECSLLAAMSYDRYLAICKPLHYGTLMNVQLCLQLAAGSWISGFLICTIFTCVTSQLIFCGPNEIDHFFCDFTSLIQLSCSDASQITPLIYIFSFLDAVCPFLLTLASYICIIATILGIPSTTGRQKAFSTCSSHLIVVALFYGTIMIVYMLPKSGTWRVLNKVFSVCYTVLTPLANPLIYSLRNREVKEALRNTVRRAVTLTKNPDELNEMKISQSGSYCERRRV